The proteins below are encoded in one region of Oncorhynchus nerka isolate Pitt River linkage group LG15, Oner_Uvic_2.0, whole genome shotgun sequence:
- the rgl3a gene encoding ral guanine nucleotide dissociation stimulator-like 1 isoform X3, giving the protein MGKWRLSMDPVQEWGEEVEEGAVFGITLCREPVLPSPSTQVPSEPLTMSLSTPSAFNFIQYHTVKVRRLKAGTLERLVTHLLDSEHQESDYVRVFLSTYRTFTTSNTLIELLFQRDDMIANLDNTVCPRSTLVPLIRTWLEEHREDFREPPRHPSLRLLCFHLRHRLAFRRLAQTAETLLKKLQEEDRISLHQSAPIDNSDCQQKEEGSGEEGSGEEVPKEATGDFMDFPVIEVAEQLTRLDADLFIKVVPFQCLGCVWSQRDKKESRNVAPTVRATIAQFNAVTNRVITSLLCSSSTSPISVSSSTLSPSTAPSSPLLPDTSPTLRARVLERWIAIAQECRTLKNFSSLRAILSALQSNAVYRLKKTWAAVNRDCMACFDQLCETFPDENCFLTSREILVEDGSQPDDNVTPKSPQLCPMSKQMSPTSGVVPYLGTYLTVLTMLDTALTDTVEGSLINFEKRRREFEILSQIGQLQAFCSCYSLPVDQTISAWLQNHTMLNDQESYELSRALEHPVDPCPNSPSSWSQRLLNKKLPSRKTHSDQLSVSSSGSSGSEMEDLSSPQPSPLRVKLKSLSGSLHNVSEGLSSNTTPSNASCSSSQPDLSYSSMAMSPDCSSSSSCCSSSSPPCSKPVYNKQVADSCIVRVSAECGNNGNVYKSILLTSQDHTPQVIQRALDKHNLENMSCTDFSLTQLLSQDKELQIPDKANVFYAMATSANYDFVLRQRWRSHSRRLGTSSSPGAQARGCDAK; this is encoded by the exons ATGGGGAAATGGCGTTTGTCAATG GACCCAGTGCAGGAGTggggggaggaggtggaagagggggCCGTGTTCGGCATAACCCTATGTAGGGAGCCTGTGCTCCCCAGCCCCTCCACCCAGGTCCCCTCAGAGCCTCTCACTATGTCCCTGTCGACTCCATCGGCTTTCAACTTCATCCAGTACCACACAGTGAAG GTGCGTCGGTTGAAAGCGGGGACCCTGGAGCGCCTGGtaacccacctgctggactcagAACACCAGGAATCTGACTACGTCAGAGTGTTTCTGTCCACCTACAGAACCTTCACCACCTCCAACACACTCATAGAACTGCTCTTCCAGAG GGATGATATGATTGCCAACCTGGACAACACAGTCTGCCCAAGGAG CACCCTGGTGCCCCTGATCAGAACCTGGCtagaggaacacagggaggacTTCAGGGAACCCCCTCGGCACCCCTCCCTGAGGCTGCTCTGTTTCCACCTCCGCCACCGCCTCGCCTTCCGTCGCCTCGCACAAACAGCTGAGACGCTGCTCAAGAAGCTCCAGGAAGAAG ATCGCATTAGTCTGCATCAGTCTGCACCAATAGATAATAGTGATTGTCAGCAGaaagaggaggggtcaggagaggagGGATCAGGAGAGGAAGTACCGAAGGAGGCGACTGGAGACTTTATGGACTTCCCTGTCATAGAAGTGGCAGAGCAGCTGACACGATTGGACGCT GACCTCTTCATCAAGGTGGTCCCGTTCCAATGCCTGGGCTGTGTCTGGTCTCAGCGGGACAAGAAGGAGAGCCGCAACGTGGCGCCCACCGTCCGTGCCACCATCGCCCAGTTCAACGCTGTCACCAACCGGGTCATCACCTCCCTGCTGTGCTCCTCGTCAACGTCTCcgatctctgtctcctcctcaacCCTGAGTCCATCTACGGCCCctagctcccctctcctccccgacACCAGCCCCACCCTCAGGGCCAGGGTGCTAGAGCGGTGGATCGCCATAGCACAG GAGTGCAGAACGCTGAAGAACTTCTCCTCTCTGAGAGCCATCCTGTCAGCCCTGCAGTCCAACGCTGTGTACCGCCTCAAGAAGACCTGGGCTGCCGTCAACAG ggATTGTATGGCCTGTTTTGACCAGCTGTGTGAGACGTTCCCAGATGAGAACTGTTTTCTGACCAGCAGAGAGATCCTGGTGGAG GATGGCAGCCAGCCGGATGACAACGTCACCCCCAAGTCACCCCAGCTGTGCCCCATGTCTAAACAGATG AGCCCTACCAGTGGTGTAGTCCCCTACCTGGGCACCTACCTGACAGTCCTCACCATGCTGGATACTGCACTCACAGACACAGTAGAG GGTAGCCTCATTAACTTTGAGAAACGTAGACGG gagTTTGAGATCCTGTCTCAGATTGGCCAGCTGCAGGCGTTCTGCTCCTGCTACAGCCTCCCGGTAGACCAGACCATCTCAGCCTGGCtgcagaaccacaccatgctcaaTGACCAGGAGAGTTATGAGCTGTCCCGTGCTCTGGAGCATCCGGTCGACCCTTGTCCAAACTCGCCCTCTTCCTGGAGCCAGCGCCTGCTCAACAAGAAGCTCCCCTC CAGAAAGACCCATTCAGACCAGCTCAGTGTGTCGTCATCAGGCTCCAGTGGTTCTGAGATGGAGGATCTGTCCTCACCACAGCCCTCGCCCCTCAGAGTCAAACTCAAG tctctgtcaGGCTCCCTCCACAACGTGTCTGAAGGCCTCTCCTCCAACACCACTCCCTCCAACGCCTCCTGCAGCTCCTCCCAGCCCGACCTCTCCTACTCCTCTATGGCCATGAGCCCtgactgctcctcctcctcctcctgttgctcctcctcctctcctccgtgcTCTAAGCCCGTCTATAACAAGCAGGTAGCCGACTCCTGCATCGTGAGGGTGAGCGCGGAGTGCGGCAACAACGGCAATGTCTATAAGAGCATTCTG CTGACCAGTCAGGACCACACTCCTCAGGTGATCCAGAGGGCCCTGGACAAACACAACCTGGAGAACATGAGCTGTACAGACTTCAGCCTCACACAGCTGCTGTCTCAGGACAAAG AACTCCAGATCCCTGACAAGGCCAACGTGTTCTACGCCATGGCCACCTCGGCCAACTATGACTTTGTCCTCCGCCAGCGCTGGAGGAGCCACAGCAGACGCCTAGGCACTTCTTCTAGCCCCGGGGCCCAGGCCAGGGGATGCGATGCCAAGTAG
- the rgl3a gene encoding ral guanine nucleotide dissociation stimulator-like 1 isoform X1: MRMRSTLSLCGGEGEGRGLRARVGRMKRLLCLRHTHRVDVLTDMEPGLWLRRFQLLDTEVTEDPVQEWGEEVEEGAVFGITLCREPVLPSPSTQVPSEPLTMSLSTPSAFNFIQYHTVKVRRLKAGTLERLVTHLLDSEHQESDYVRVFLSTYRTFTTSNTLIELLFQRDDMIANLDNTVCPRSTLVPLIRTWLEEHREDFREPPRHPSLRLLCFHLRHRLAFRRLAQTAETLLKKLQEEDRISLHQSAPIDNSDCQQKEEGSGEEGSGEEVPKEATGDFMDFPVIEVAEQLTRLDADLFIKVVPFQCLGCVWSQRDKKESRNVAPTVRATIAQFNAVTNRVITSLLCSSSTSPISVSSSTLSPSTAPSSPLLPDTSPTLRARVLERWIAIAQECRTLKNFSSLRAILSALQSNAVYRLKKTWAAVNRDCMACFDQLCETFPDENCFLTSREILVEDGSQPDDNVTPKSPQLCPMSKQMSPTSGVVPYLGTYLTVLTMLDTALTDTVEGSLINFEKRRREFEILSQIGQLQAFCSCYSLPVDQTISAWLQNHTMLNDQESYELSRALEHPVDPCPNSPSSWSQRLLNKKLPSRKTHSDQLSVSSSGSSGSEMEDLSSPQPSPLRVKLKSLSGSLHNVSEGLSSNTTPSNASCSSSQPDLSYSSMAMSPDCSSSSSCCSSSSPPCSKPVYNKQVADSCIVRVSAECGNNGNVYKSILLTSQDHTPQVIQRALDKHNLENMSCTDFSLTQLLSQDKELQIPDKANVFYAMATSANYDFVLRQRWRSHSRRLGTSSSPGAQARGCDAK, from the exons ATGAGGATGCGGTCTACACTATCTCTCtgtggaggagaaggggagggcaGGGGCCTGAGAGCCCGGGTAGGCAGGATGAAGAGACTGCTGTGCCTTCGACACACCCACCGTGTGGATGTCCTGACTGACATGGAGCCGGGGCTCTGGCTGAGGCGCTTCCAGCTGCTGGACACAGAGGTCACTGAG GACCCAGTGCAGGAGTggggggaggaggtggaagagggggCCGTGTTCGGCATAACCCTATGTAGGGAGCCTGTGCTCCCCAGCCCCTCCACCCAGGTCCCCTCAGAGCCTCTCACTATGTCCCTGTCGACTCCATCGGCTTTCAACTTCATCCAGTACCACACAGTGAAG GTGCGTCGGTTGAAAGCGGGGACCCTGGAGCGCCTGGtaacccacctgctggactcagAACACCAGGAATCTGACTACGTCAGAGTGTTTCTGTCCACCTACAGAACCTTCACCACCTCCAACACACTCATAGAACTGCTCTTCCAGAG GGATGATATGATTGCCAACCTGGACAACACAGTCTGCCCAAGGAG CACCCTGGTGCCCCTGATCAGAACCTGGCtagaggaacacagggaggacTTCAGGGAACCCCCTCGGCACCCCTCCCTGAGGCTGCTCTGTTTCCACCTCCGCCACCGCCTCGCCTTCCGTCGCCTCGCACAAACAGCTGAGACGCTGCTCAAGAAGCTCCAGGAAGAAG ATCGCATTAGTCTGCATCAGTCTGCACCAATAGATAATAGTGATTGTCAGCAGaaagaggaggggtcaggagaggagGGATCAGGAGAGGAAGTACCGAAGGAGGCGACTGGAGACTTTATGGACTTCCCTGTCATAGAAGTGGCAGAGCAGCTGACACGATTGGACGCT GACCTCTTCATCAAGGTGGTCCCGTTCCAATGCCTGGGCTGTGTCTGGTCTCAGCGGGACAAGAAGGAGAGCCGCAACGTGGCGCCCACCGTCCGTGCCACCATCGCCCAGTTCAACGCTGTCACCAACCGGGTCATCACCTCCCTGCTGTGCTCCTCGTCAACGTCTCcgatctctgtctcctcctcaacCCTGAGTCCATCTACGGCCCctagctcccctctcctccccgacACCAGCCCCACCCTCAGGGCCAGGGTGCTAGAGCGGTGGATCGCCATAGCACAG GAGTGCAGAACGCTGAAGAACTTCTCCTCTCTGAGAGCCATCCTGTCAGCCCTGCAGTCCAACGCTGTGTACCGCCTCAAGAAGACCTGGGCTGCCGTCAACAG ggATTGTATGGCCTGTTTTGACCAGCTGTGTGAGACGTTCCCAGATGAGAACTGTTTTCTGACCAGCAGAGAGATCCTGGTGGAG GATGGCAGCCAGCCGGATGACAACGTCACCCCCAAGTCACCCCAGCTGTGCCCCATGTCTAAACAGATG AGCCCTACCAGTGGTGTAGTCCCCTACCTGGGCACCTACCTGACAGTCCTCACCATGCTGGATACTGCACTCACAGACACAGTAGAG GGTAGCCTCATTAACTTTGAGAAACGTAGACGG gagTTTGAGATCCTGTCTCAGATTGGCCAGCTGCAGGCGTTCTGCTCCTGCTACAGCCTCCCGGTAGACCAGACCATCTCAGCCTGGCtgcagaaccacaccatgctcaaTGACCAGGAGAGTTATGAGCTGTCCCGTGCTCTGGAGCATCCGGTCGACCCTTGTCCAAACTCGCCCTCTTCCTGGAGCCAGCGCCTGCTCAACAAGAAGCTCCCCTC CAGAAAGACCCATTCAGACCAGCTCAGTGTGTCGTCATCAGGCTCCAGTGGTTCTGAGATGGAGGATCTGTCCTCACCACAGCCCTCGCCCCTCAGAGTCAAACTCAAG tctctgtcaGGCTCCCTCCACAACGTGTCTGAAGGCCTCTCCTCCAACACCACTCCCTCCAACGCCTCCTGCAGCTCCTCCCAGCCCGACCTCTCCTACTCCTCTATGGCCATGAGCCCtgactgctcctcctcctcctcctgttgctcctcctcctctcctccgtgcTCTAAGCCCGTCTATAACAAGCAGGTAGCCGACTCCTGCATCGTGAGGGTGAGCGCGGAGTGCGGCAACAACGGCAATGTCTATAAGAGCATTCTG CTGACCAGTCAGGACCACACTCCTCAGGTGATCCAGAGGGCCCTGGACAAACACAACCTGGAGAACATGAGCTGTACAGACTTCAGCCTCACACAGCTGCTGTCTCAGGACAAAG AACTCCAGATCCCTGACAAGGCCAACGTGTTCTACGCCATGGCCACCTCGGCCAACTATGACTTTGTCCTCCGCCAGCGCTGGAGGAGCCACAGCAGACGCCTAGGCACTTCTTCTAGCCCCGGGGCCCAGGCCAGGGGATGCGATGCCAAGTAG
- the rgl3a gene encoding ral guanine nucleotide dissociation stimulator-like 1 isoform X2 — protein MRMRSTLSLCGGEGEGRGLRARVGRMKRLLCLRHTHRVDVLTDMEPGLWLRRFQLLDTEVTEDPVQEWGEEVEEGAVFGITLCREPVLPSPSTQVPSEPLTMSLSTPSAFNFIQYHTVKVRRLKAGTLERLVTHLLDSEHQESDYVRVFLSTYRTFTTSNTLIELLFQRDDMIANLDNTVCPRSTLVPLIRTWLEEHREDFREPPRHPSLRLLCFHLRHRLAFRRLAQTAETLLKKLQEEDRISLHQSAPIDNSDCQQKEEGSGEEGSGEEVPKEATGDFMDFPVIEVAEQLTRLDADLFIKVVPFQCLGCVWSQRDKKESRNVAPTVRATIAQFNAVTNRVITSLLCSSSTSPISVSSSTLSPSTAPSSPLLPDTSPTLRARVLERWIAIAQECRTLKNFSSLRAILSALQSNAVYRLKKTWAAVNRDCMACFDQLCETFPDENCFLTSREILVEDGSQPDDNVTPKSPQLCPMSKQMSPTSGVVPYLGTYLTVLTMLDTALTDTVEGSLINFEKRRREFEILSQIGQLQAFCSCYSLPVDQTISAWLQNHTMLNDQESYELSRALEHPVDPCPNSPSSWSQRLLNKKLPSKTHSDQLSVSSSGSSGSEMEDLSSPQPSPLRVKLKSLSGSLHNVSEGLSSNTTPSNASCSSSQPDLSYSSMAMSPDCSSSSSCCSSSSPPCSKPVYNKQVADSCIVRVSAECGNNGNVYKSILLTSQDHTPQVIQRALDKHNLENMSCTDFSLTQLLSQDKELQIPDKANVFYAMATSANYDFVLRQRWRSHSRRLGTSSSPGAQARGCDAK, from the exons ATGAGGATGCGGTCTACACTATCTCTCtgtggaggagaaggggagggcaGGGGCCTGAGAGCCCGGGTAGGCAGGATGAAGAGACTGCTGTGCCTTCGACACACCCACCGTGTGGATGTCCTGACTGACATGGAGCCGGGGCTCTGGCTGAGGCGCTTCCAGCTGCTGGACACAGAGGTCACTGAG GACCCAGTGCAGGAGTggggggaggaggtggaagagggggCCGTGTTCGGCATAACCCTATGTAGGGAGCCTGTGCTCCCCAGCCCCTCCACCCAGGTCCCCTCAGAGCCTCTCACTATGTCCCTGTCGACTCCATCGGCTTTCAACTTCATCCAGTACCACACAGTGAAG GTGCGTCGGTTGAAAGCGGGGACCCTGGAGCGCCTGGtaacccacctgctggactcagAACACCAGGAATCTGACTACGTCAGAGTGTTTCTGTCCACCTACAGAACCTTCACCACCTCCAACACACTCATAGAACTGCTCTTCCAGAG GGATGATATGATTGCCAACCTGGACAACACAGTCTGCCCAAGGAG CACCCTGGTGCCCCTGATCAGAACCTGGCtagaggaacacagggaggacTTCAGGGAACCCCCTCGGCACCCCTCCCTGAGGCTGCTCTGTTTCCACCTCCGCCACCGCCTCGCCTTCCGTCGCCTCGCACAAACAGCTGAGACGCTGCTCAAGAAGCTCCAGGAAGAAG ATCGCATTAGTCTGCATCAGTCTGCACCAATAGATAATAGTGATTGTCAGCAGaaagaggaggggtcaggagaggagGGATCAGGAGAGGAAGTACCGAAGGAGGCGACTGGAGACTTTATGGACTTCCCTGTCATAGAAGTGGCAGAGCAGCTGACACGATTGGACGCT GACCTCTTCATCAAGGTGGTCCCGTTCCAATGCCTGGGCTGTGTCTGGTCTCAGCGGGACAAGAAGGAGAGCCGCAACGTGGCGCCCACCGTCCGTGCCACCATCGCCCAGTTCAACGCTGTCACCAACCGGGTCATCACCTCCCTGCTGTGCTCCTCGTCAACGTCTCcgatctctgtctcctcctcaacCCTGAGTCCATCTACGGCCCctagctcccctctcctccccgacACCAGCCCCACCCTCAGGGCCAGGGTGCTAGAGCGGTGGATCGCCATAGCACAG GAGTGCAGAACGCTGAAGAACTTCTCCTCTCTGAGAGCCATCCTGTCAGCCCTGCAGTCCAACGCTGTGTACCGCCTCAAGAAGACCTGGGCTGCCGTCAACAG ggATTGTATGGCCTGTTTTGACCAGCTGTGTGAGACGTTCCCAGATGAGAACTGTTTTCTGACCAGCAGAGAGATCCTGGTGGAG GATGGCAGCCAGCCGGATGACAACGTCACCCCCAAGTCACCCCAGCTGTGCCCCATGTCTAAACAGATG AGCCCTACCAGTGGTGTAGTCCCCTACCTGGGCACCTACCTGACAGTCCTCACCATGCTGGATACTGCACTCACAGACACAGTAGAG GGTAGCCTCATTAACTTTGAGAAACGTAGACGG gagTTTGAGATCCTGTCTCAGATTGGCCAGCTGCAGGCGTTCTGCTCCTGCTACAGCCTCCCGGTAGACCAGACCATCTCAGCCTGGCtgcagaaccacaccatgctcaaTGACCAGGAGAGTTATGAGCTGTCCCGTGCTCTGGAGCATCCGGTCGACCCTTGTCCAAACTCGCCCTCTTCCTGGAGCCAGCGCCTGCTCAACAAGAAGCTCCCCTC AAAGACCCATTCAGACCAGCTCAGTGTGTCGTCATCAGGCTCCAGTGGTTCTGAGATGGAGGATCTGTCCTCACCACAGCCCTCGCCCCTCAGAGTCAAACTCAAG tctctgtcaGGCTCCCTCCACAACGTGTCTGAAGGCCTCTCCTCCAACACCACTCCCTCCAACGCCTCCTGCAGCTCCTCCCAGCCCGACCTCTCCTACTCCTCTATGGCCATGAGCCCtgactgctcctcctcctcctcctgttgctcctcctcctctcctccgtgcTCTAAGCCCGTCTATAACAAGCAGGTAGCCGACTCCTGCATCGTGAGGGTGAGCGCGGAGTGCGGCAACAACGGCAATGTCTATAAGAGCATTCTG CTGACCAGTCAGGACCACACTCCTCAGGTGATCCAGAGGGCCCTGGACAAACACAACCTGGAGAACATGAGCTGTACAGACTTCAGCCTCACACAGCTGCTGTCTCAGGACAAAG AACTCCAGATCCCTGACAAGGCCAACGTGTTCTACGCCATGGCCACCTCGGCCAACTATGACTTTGTCCTCCGCCAGCGCTGGAGGAGCCACAGCAGACGCCTAGGCACTTCTTCTAGCCCCGGGGCCCAGGCCAGGGGATGCGATGCCAAGTAG